In one Micromonospora polyrhachis genomic region, the following are encoded:
- a CDS encoding endonuclease/exonuclease/phosphatase family protein, with protein MRLGRTLAVLVAATLGALAGPVPAQAATVNTTYNVWSWNVAGWKMHRGSTGNGLIPALSNSIRNRSAHFAALNELCWSQYKAVQANLRNSGWPQDVENFSRFEPHNDTACGGEPFGVAIFSKAPLGAANRYALAADGTTETRKLLCAPLSARPHLRFCTTHITPSNEVVNGEKINETQLGQVLTRLEAFHAAGDTVIVGGDFNAQPHYGRMNPWYSTSLTVPNNSGNTGFYRELDDTDSRCVGYGETTVYDGNTEGLCGQGKKIDMIFVRQNKIVGAYDGDSLAISTSCGGACSDHRILIGTVTVSITQ; from the coding sequence ATGCGACTTGGTCGGACCCTGGCCGTGTTGGTGGCCGCGACGCTGGGGGCACTCGCCGGCCCGGTGCCGGCGCAGGCGGCGACGGTCAACACCACCTACAACGTCTGGTCCTGGAACGTCGCCGGTTGGAAGATGCACCGTGGCTCCACCGGCAACGGTCTGATCCCTGCGCTGAGCAACTCGATCCGTAACCGCTCGGCGCACTTCGCCGCCCTCAACGAGCTGTGCTGGAGTCAGTACAAGGCGGTGCAGGCCAACCTGCGCAACTCCGGCTGGCCGCAGGACGTGGAGAACTTCTCCCGCTTCGAGCCGCACAACGACACCGCCTGCGGTGGTGAGCCGTTCGGGGTGGCCATCTTCAGCAAGGCACCCCTCGGTGCGGCCAACCGGTACGCGCTGGCGGCTGACGGCACCACCGAGACGCGCAAGCTGCTCTGTGCGCCGCTGTCGGCCCGGCCGCATCTGCGGTTCTGCACCACCCACATCACCCCGTCCAACGAGGTGGTCAACGGAGAGAAGATCAACGAAACCCAGTTGGGGCAGGTGCTGACCCGACTGGAGGCGTTCCACGCCGCCGGGGACACCGTCATCGTCGGCGGTGACTTCAACGCCCAGCCGCACTACGGGCGGATGAACCCGTGGTACTCGACGAGCCTGACCGTCCCCAACAACTCCGGCAACACCGGCTTCTACCGCGAACTCGACGACACCGACTCCCGCTGCGTCGGCTACGGCGAAACCACCGTGTACGACGGCAACACCGAAGGACTGTGCGGCCAGGGCAAGAAGATCGACATGATCTTCGTACGACAGAACAAGATCGTCGGAGCGTACGACGGTGACTCGCTCGCCATCTCGACCAGTTGCGGCGGTGCCTGCTCCGACCACCGCATCCTGATCGGCACCGTCACCGTCTCAATCACGCAGTGA
- a CDS encoding cytochrome P450, which translates to MTDHQQIADARNYPFTAPDRLQLDPTYGELREKQPLVRVRLPYGEEAWLATRYEDVKTVLGDLRFSRAAALGRDEPRSTPHSIQEGILTMDPPDHTRLRKLVAKAFTARRVEQLRPRTQQIADELLDAMIAAGPPADLVEHFSTPLPIRVICELLGVPIVDQGRFHTWSEAIVSTTSLSPEQIDEYLANLYAYIAELVAQRRKEPTDDLISALVRARAEDEDRLTEDELVRLAAGLLAAGHETTVTQISNFVYVLLTHPSELDRLRADPELIPAAVEELLRYVPLGAASAFARYARENVELGGGTVRAGEPVLGALSSANRDERVFADPDRLDLTRPTNPHVGFGHGVHHCVGAQLARMELQVALGSLITRLPDLRLAVPEPDLAWKSGLLVRGLTALPVAW; encoded by the coding sequence ATGACCGACCACCAGCAGATCGCCGATGCCCGCAACTACCCGTTCACCGCCCCCGACCGCCTCCAGTTGGATCCCACCTACGGCGAGCTTCGCGAGAAGCAGCCGCTGGTCCGGGTACGGCTGCCGTACGGCGAAGAGGCCTGGCTCGCCACCCGGTACGAGGACGTGAAGACCGTCCTCGGCGACCTGCGGTTCAGCCGCGCCGCCGCACTCGGTCGAGACGAGCCGCGCAGCACGCCCCACTCCATCCAGGAGGGCATCCTCACGATGGACCCGCCGGACCACACCCGACTGCGCAAACTGGTGGCGAAGGCGTTCACCGCCCGGCGGGTGGAGCAGCTTCGGCCGCGTACCCAGCAGATCGCCGACGAACTCCTCGACGCCATGATCGCCGCCGGTCCCCCCGCCGACCTGGTCGAACACTTCTCCACTCCGCTGCCAATCCGGGTCATCTGCGAGCTGCTCGGCGTCCCCATCGTCGACCAGGGCCGCTTCCACACCTGGTCGGAGGCGATCGTCTCCACCACCTCGTTGAGCCCCGAGCAGATCGACGAATACCTCGCCAACCTCTACGCCTACATCGCCGAACTCGTCGCGCAGCGCCGCAAGGAACCAACCGACGACCTGATCAGCGCGCTGGTCCGGGCCCGCGCAGAGGACGAGGACCGGCTCACCGAGGACGAACTGGTACGACTCGCCGCCGGGCTGCTCGCCGCCGGACACGAGACGACCGTCACCCAGATCTCCAACTTCGTGTACGTCCTGCTCACCCACCCGTCCGAACTGGACCGGCTTCGGGCCGACCCGGAGCTGATCCCGGCCGCGGTGGAAGAGTTGCTGCGCTACGTGCCGCTCGGCGCGGCCTCGGCGTTCGCCCGGTACGCCCGGGAGAACGTGGAACTCGGCGGCGGCACGGTCCGGGCCGGGGAGCCGGTGCTGGGCGCACTCTCGTCGGCCAACCGCGACGAGCGGGTCTTCGCCGACCCGGACCGGCTCGACCTGACCCGGCCGACCAATCCGCACGTCGGCTTCGGTCACGGCGTACATCACTGCGTCGGAGCACAACTGGCCCGGATGGAACTACAGGTGGCCCTCGGCTCGCTGATCACCCGCCTCCCCGACCTGCGGCTCGCCGTACCGGAACCGGACCTGGCCTGGAAGAGCGGCCTCCTGGTGCGGGGCCTGACCGCGTTGCCGGTGGCCTGGTGA
- a CDS encoding ferredoxin: MNGAWEVTVDRDRCIGAGICVGMAPGHFTLTDGRSRPNAETTPPVEVVTDAAESCPAEAITVRDGTDGHLIAPEP; this comes from the coding sequence GTGAACGGGGCCTGGGAAGTCACCGTCGACCGGGACCGCTGCATCGGGGCGGGCATCTGCGTCGGCATGGCCCCCGGACACTTCACCCTCACCGACGGGAGGTCCCGCCCGAACGCGGAAACGACCCCACCGGTCGAGGTGGTGACCGACGCGGCCGAGTCCTGCCCGGCCGAGGCGATCACCGTCCGGGACGGCACCGACGGTCACCTCATCGCGCCCGAGCCGTAA